A stretch of the Rhinoraja longicauda isolate Sanriku21f unplaced genomic scaffold, sRhiLon1.1 Scf000045, whole genome shotgun sequence genome encodes the following:
- the LOC144612473 gene encoding putative G-protein coupled receptor 139: MWEKFFEYLRVAKLLYVIIAAVGVPVAIVILSRGKCGLSTSTTRYLVAMAAADLLAVITEVILYWIRYHYFYWSFLSITPVCSVIFVLRYGATDCSVWFTVTFTFDRFVAICCQKLKTKYCSGKIAAAVLATAGILLCLKNIPRYFTVEPRTIIDNVPWGCDTVDSYYTDPGWVAFDWLDTVLTPFLPFAAILLLNALTVRHILVASRVRQGLRGQSKAENRSDPEMESRRRSVVLLFTISGSFILLWLTLVVNVVYYQITGIGNNLNDSEWIFIHLGYLLRNLSCCTNTFIYAATQCKFRDQVNNAVKYPFNTMLRLINKSAP, translated from the exons ATGTGGGAAAAGTTTTTTGAATATTTGCGTGTGGCGAAACTCTTGTACGTGATTATTGCAgcggttggagtccctg tggcgattgtgatcctgtctcgGGGAAAGTGCGGTCTTTCCAccagcaccactcgctacctagtggccatggcagcggccgatcttctGGCCGTGATTACCGAGGTCATTTTATATTGGATCCgatatcattacttttattggagtttcctgtccattacCCCCGTATGCAGTGTTATCTTTGTACTAAGGTAtggagctacagactgttctgtctggttcaccgtcactttcacctttgatcgcttcgtcgccatttgttgccagaagctgaaaacaaaatattgcagcgGGAAaattgcggctgcggttctcgcaacagcaggcattctgctctgtctgaaaaacattccccgctacttcacagtgGAACCCCGCACAATCATAGACAATGTTCCTtggggctgtgacacggtggacagttattacactgaccccgggtgggtggcatttgactggctcgacacggttttaactccgttcctccctttcgctgcaatcttgctgctcaacgctctgacagtgcggcacattttagtggccagtcgggtccgtcaggggctgaggggtcagagcaaggcggAGAACcgtagtgacccggagatggagagcaggaggaggtctgtggttttactcttcaccatctccggcagcttcatcctcctgtggctgacgctggttgtaaacgtcgtctattatcagatcacagggattggaaataatctcaatgattctgaatggatctttATCCACCTCGGGTATttgttgaggaatctcagctgctgcacgaacacatttatttacgcggcgacccagtgcaAGTTCAGGGATCAGGTGAAcaacgcggtgaaatatccgttcAACACAATGCTTCGGCTCATTAATAaatccgcgccctga